A region from the Malus domestica chromosome 07, GDT2T_hap1 genome encodes:
- the LOC103439959 gene encoding RPM1 interacting protein 13-like has protein sequence MSEIGIGVKAINLSSTTPSREKKGVTAEKTPQKALSSSSAEDEDGSPIRHIACVKNKVDVKHFEGVEDCFILDFDPFEPVQFSKLSVSDNGGGGGGGSPDIAVVAEKGQVACRDYPHSRHLCLKFPFETTPHESYCELCYCYVCDSSAPCGLWKLSHCHAAAHISDWKCKRMMKRQATVKK, from the exons ATGAGCGAAATCGGAATCGGTGTCAAAGCGATTAATCTATCGTCGACGACGCCGTCGCGCGAGAAGAAGGGAGTGACAGCCGAGAAAACTCCCCAGAAAGCTTTGTCGTCTTCTTCCGCGGAGGACGAGGACGGGAGTCCAATCAGGCACATTGCCTGTGTCAAAAACAAGGTCGATGTCAAACACTTTGAGGGCGTCGAGGACTGCTTCATCTTGGATTTCGACCCCTTTGAGCCGGTGCAGTTTTCCAAGTTGTCCGtgtcggataatggtggtggtggtggtggcggttcTCCCGATATCGCTGTTGTTGCTGAGAAAGGACAG GTTGCTTGTAGAGACTATCCACATTCAAGACACCTCTGCCTGAAATTTCCTTTCGAGACGACACCCCATGAGAGCTACTGTGAGCTG TGCTACTGCTATGTTTGCGATTCTTCCGCTCCATGCGGGTTGTGGAAACTATCACATTGCCACGCCGCTGCGCACATCAGTGACTGGAAGTGCAAAAGGATGATGAAACGGCAAGCCACGGTGAAGAAATGA
- the LOC103439958 gene encoding caffeic acid 3-O-methyltransferase-like, with protein sequence MGSTGETQMPPTQVTDKETNLFAMQLANAPVLPMVLKTALELDLLEIMVKAGPGAFVSSADLSSQLPTKNPDAPVMLDRMLRLLASYSILTYSLRTLPDGNVERLYGLGPVCKFLTKNEDGVSIAPLCLMSQDKVLMESWYHLKDAVLEGGIPFNKAYGMSAFEYHGTDPRFNKVFNRGMAAQSTITMKKLLETYKGFEGLTSVVDVGGGTGAVVNMIVSKYPSIKGINFDLPHVIEDAPQFLGVEHVGGDMFASVPKGDAIFMKSICHDWSDDHCLKFLKNCYTALPDNGKVILAECILPVAPDSSLATQVVVNLDVIMLGYNPGGKERTEKEFEALAKGSGFKGFRVICSAFHIYAIEFLKKI encoded by the exons ATGGGTTCGACCGGAGAGACTCAGATGCCTCCAACCCAAGTCACCGACAAAGAAACAAACCTCTTCGCCATGCAGCTAGCCAACGCCCCCGTTCTCCCCATGGTGCTCAAGACAGCCCTCGAGCTCGACCTCCTCGAGATCATGGTGAAAGCCGGGCCGGGCGCTTTCGTTTCTTCGGCGGACTTATCTTCGCAGCTGCCAACCAAGAACCCTGACGCCCCCGTCATGCTGGACCGCATGCTGCGCCTCCTGGCCAGCTACTCCATCCTCACTTACTCCCTCCGCACGCTGCCCGACGGCAATGTCGAGCGGCTGTACGGCCTCGGCCCCGTCTGCAAGTTCTTGACAAAGAACGAGGATGGTGTTTCCATTGCTCCTCTCTGCCTCATGAGTCAGGACAAGGTCCTTATGGAGAGCTG GTACCACTTGAAAGATGCAGTTCTTGAAGGGGGAATTCCATTCAACAAGGCCTATGGAATGAGTGCTTTTGAGTACCATGGCACTGACCCTAGATTCAACAAGGTCTTCAACAGGGGAATGGCTGCACAATCTACCATTACCATGAAAAAACTTCTAGAGACCTACAAGGGCTTTGAGGGCCTTACATCCGTCGTAGATGTTGGCGGTGGCACTGGTGCTGTTGTTAACATGATCGTTTCTAAGTACCCCTCGATTAAGGGTATCAACTTCGACTTGCCTCATGTCATAGAAGATGCTCCTCAATTTCTTG GTGTGGAGCATGTTGGAGGAGACATGTTTGCAAGTGTTCCAAAGGGAGATGCAATTTTCATGAAG TCGATATGTCACGACTGGAGTGACGATCATTGCTTGAAATTTTTGAAGAACTGTTATACCGCGCTCCCTGACAATGGGAAGGTGATTCTTGCTGAGTGCATTCTTCCAGTAGCTCCCGACAGCAGCCTTGCCACCCAGGTAGTTGTCAATCTCGACGTGATCATGTTAGGCTACAACCCCGGAGGAAAAGAGCGGACGGAGAAGGAGTTTGAGGCCTTGGCTAAGGGATCTGGATTCAAAGGCTTCCGCGTCATCTGCTCTGCTTTCCACATCTATGCCATTGAGTTTCTTAAGAAGATTTGA